CCTGCAGCTCTTACTCCCATGAATAAATCTGCCTCAGATGAGCAGTCCCATGGAAGCCAATGAAACTAGTCAGACCATTTTTCCCTTATGTCTTTTTTAGGGCGACTCACATGTTAGTACCTATGCAGCAAGGGTGAATATTACAGTAgcagtctcaattctgccttcagcCACACAGGTGTAACTTTGGttaggaaaaacactgacaaatgCATGCCCTGACACGGCACCCTTGACTTAAGTGAAGCTCCCCAGTGGAGCATccaaaaggaaaaagagaaaatgaagataggactcaggagatctggatcccattccttgctctgccactgatctTGGTGAACATAGACAAGTCATTTcttctctctgtacctcagtttttcCGAAGGCAATATAAGGATTATGATACTAACCTTCTTTGTAAAGTACTTGAGGTCTACTAGATGAGCTAGGCATTACTGTTGTTAGGGTCCTCTCCTCCATCATTACCCTGAGCTACTGTAGTACAAACACAGACACATTCCTGTGTTAAACAGGAGTAGGATTCCCCTtgtagtagtgacagatggcagaacaaggagcagtggtctcaagttacagtgggggaggtctaagttggatattaggaaaaactatttcactaggagggtggtgaagtactggaatgggttacctagggaggtggtggaatctccatccctaaaggtttttaagtcccagcttgacaaagccctggctgagatgatttaattggagtttgtcctgctttgggcaggggactggactcgatgacctcctgagatctcttccagccgtAGGATTGTAtgacacaatggctgtgtctacattgggccacttattccggaaaatcagccacttttcctgaataagctgcgagctgtctacactgtgggaatCATTCTGAATGTTTAAACCTTGATCCCAAACTTGCCTCACGTAAACTGGGTGGCAATAACCACTCCTTCCCTCTGATCACCTTCCGTGAAAAGCGACTGTCACCTCTCAAAATAATACCTACAGTCATTTTTTATAGCTCTTGTTTTGCTGAAATGCCTCTCCTTCTGTCTCGGGCTCCTGGCTCCTTAAGGACATGCTTATGGGATATGATAAACAGTCCTGgcttatttttttaatggaataGAAGTCATATAGTGCATGAAGGACCCCATAAGAATCAGTACACCTGCTAGCACAATAGGGCTCTAACACAGAGAAACAAATGCTATcctgtttttcctcttccctctctttctTCTATGTACCCATCTAGATTTTCTCTTGGACGTTAGCCCAGGGCAAGAGGCAGCATATAGTTACACTGCCTCAGGAACAGCGCAGGGAAGGAAATGTGTCTTTGAGGATATATCCAGACTGCGAGGCTAGCTTTAATCTTGCTAAGTTTGGTCCCAGAACTGTGATGCTTCAGCCTGGGCAAGGTTTGGGGTAGGTTTTTTCCAGCCTGAAGCTTTTGCTGccacagctgtgctgctctggGTTGCGAACAAGCTTGATTGAAGCGGAGTGTGGCCATGTGTGGGGCACTCTAACATTCTGGCGATGAAGGCCACGTAGGGAGATGGATGCAGAAATTATTCCTGCTCCCACAGCCCCACTACAATGTTAGCGGCTTTGAACGCACTTGGATGTGTTCCCAGCAAACAGTACACCTGTTCCTTAGCCTGATCCTGTACGCTGAACTGAGGCAGGGCCAAAGCTAGTGACTGTGTGTGCGTTTGGTGTCTCCTAGGCAAAAAGCAGGCATTAGCTTGCCTAATTGTACACGCTGTACTGTACCACTGAGCTCCCCCCCTTTCAGTTCCAGGCTGTTCTCAGGACACGTTTCAGCCCAGCACTAAACATCACTTTGCAGCTAAAGGTTAATTACTCAGGGGGACATTTTCATCCAAGCTGCTGCCCGCAGGTTGCAATCCCTGCCTGAGATCTATTTTTAGCCCAGCTCTTTTCTTGCTATTGATCCTAGTCACCCTCTGTTAATTAGATACACACAACACATACAGCATTTGCAACTCATTTTTCAATTCAGttcagcacctccctcccctgagaTGTAATTTAGAGCCCTCCTTGATTCATGCTATTGATCTTTCCTGCAACTTTGCTGTAGGATTCTCTGTGTTGCAAGCTATTTATAGATTCATTCCCCCTACTTTCCCCTGGAGAGTCAGAAATGGGCAACCTTAATCAGACGGCTCAGTTTCAAAAAAGCTGgcggggggcaagggagggggagataCTTTCTTCCTTCTCTGTTGCTAGACGCTATAGCTTACGTCTGTCACCTGTGAGTCCTTCCTGACATATGTGTCGTTGTTATGGATGGGGAAGGGTGTAAACCATTTGGCTGCTGTGACAAAGATTTTACCTTAATGAAATATTATTCTGTTTGCTCTACCCCCAGTATATTCAGTTCCAAAAATAATTGGCCAAGGTTTTCAAACGTGACTCTGTGCTTTTTTGGTGCCTTGTTTGAGATCCCCCTtttaaaagggcctgattttcagaggacaGGTACTCAACACAATGTCTCAATTTGGGCATCCAAAATAACTAGCTACTCTTGCAAATCTTGGTCATTCTTCCTTTGAGCCACACAATGCCCTAGCTGCTGTGTAAGCACTGAGGAAGACAAAGTCTTGGGAACTTAGGTTGGGATTCTGAAAGGAATCTGAAGGAGTTTGATGCTCTGCTGCCACTGGATTTCAGTAAGAAGTGGGCATCTAATTCCCTCACACTTCTTTGAAAATTCCCAGCCTTACAGACTAAGGCCTCCATCCCAAAGTCACCACAGAAATCAAAGGGTGTTTGACTTGAGTCAACACCTCAGGTGATGGCCCTAAATTAGCTGCCTCAGACATGGAAAACCAGCAGGAAGAAGCCCTCTCAGGATTTCCAGAATGCCCCAAGCATTTGGAAATCTCATACTGAATTGCTCATATCTAGAAACCTGGAGTCTGCATTTATGAATGTCTGTGATGAGCAATATcatactcatagaatcatagaactggaaggaacctcaggaggtcatcaagtccagtcctctgcactcatggcaagaccaagcaccatctagaccagaggtagggaaacctcaggccctgcatctggcccctgagggCCCCCCAGAAGTGGAGAgtcgtgctggtgctccagcctcctgcttcccagggcagggctggagcacacaatctattAGGCAGGGCTCCCCTAGGCTGTGGTgcatgaggggaatgtgaggagtgtttttctgcttctcagtgggggagggggtcacatcacttgtttttatgttttttttccttctgacctGTATGTGGCAcctgtctgatttttctgtgggtcaatggctctGGACACAAAGAAGGTTCCCCACCttgatctagaccattcctgacaggtatttgcctagcctgctcttaaacatctccagtgatggagattccacaacctacctaggcaatttatttcactgCTTAACCATCTTGACAgccgtttttcctaatgtccaacctcaacctcccttgctgattTCCTTTAAGTAAACGGAAATCAATATTAAAAACATACAGCCCACTGAAGGGCAGAGGTATCTTCTCTGTATCCCCCAGTGAATATTGTCTTTGTGTATGGCTGTTGTCAGCCTTGAATAAAGAtggttattatttgtattgacGTGGATTAGGGTAGCTCCTAGAGGACTCAATTCAGGTCAAAGCCCCGTTTTACTAAATGTTGTACAAACACCATTTATGAGAGTGTCTCTGTCTTGAGTTTACCCTATAACATTGTGTCACTATTGCCCCTTTCAGCACTAACATTTTAGTTGCtccggggtgtgaaaaaacacccccctgAATCATAAAAGTTATAGTGCTGAAAAGCACCAGTATAAATAGTGTTTTATCACTGGGAGGGCACCTCTGGCAAGAAAGCTAATACTACTCATTTAGGGGTTGTATTTTTTCATCTTTGATCCGGCATCCATGGGAAACAGGATATGCCCGATGAGATTGTGCTGGGCTAGGGAGGGTGCTGTCAGATCTGGATGTGAGGGAGCGCAGCGTTTACCTGTCATTCCGTTCCTAGGGGCACACATGGCTCCTTGCTCCCCTCTGCTCTCAGGCACCACTTCCCGCTGCTAtgggaaaagcctccagagaAGCTGCTCTGTctactgccattcccccagcccgAGGGGCAAGGGAGCAGTTGCATGCAAAACCCTTTCCCCCTGTGTACCTTGGTGTTCCTGGATGAGGGGCACCCAGAATACAGAAGTTTAGTGTATTGTTGTATGGGGCTCTGAGGCAGAAAGTTTGTTTTCCCCGGGGGCATGCAGGGAGGCTGCAGCAAAGCCAGGAACTTGTTGACTAGCAGCTGGCACCGTGCATGGGActataaagcagtggttctcaacctattgaTCAGAGTGGGCTGCATCCAGTACTATCTGTATGGCTCTGAGGCTTTCACAGGGGCTGCAGCTCTGGGCTGATTGGTGGCAGGCTGAGAAAGGGATGGTCCTGGAATCCATCAGGGCTGAGGGGGGGAAAAGGCCTTAAAGTAGAAGGGTGCCAtgtgccctccccatcccccctgcCAGGAAGGCAGCTGTGAAGGGGGCACCTGCCAGTGTACTGGGTGCTCCTTGGAAAAAGTAGCATCACTGGGAAAGAGAGGCTGGCTCCAATCAGCTCCACAGCTGAGGGCAAGTGGGAACAGGCCTGCAAACGCCCCACTCCTCCTAGCGCCTAGCTCAGCCCCCTTCCCTTAGCCTGGTCCTGaaagcagcccagccctggcatgACTCAGAAGTGCTCCCCCAGCGGCGCGAATCAAACCGAGCTGGGCTCTGGCCCGGGGCTTGCTTTATTTACCAatcgccagctgctgctctgagtCACTGTATTTACCGAAGGGGCTTTTTTCGCAGAGTGCGCCGTGTAAACGTCGCCGAACGGGCTCCGAGAGGGAATGGGTCTGGCCGTGGGAGAAACGCTCCAGGCGAGTGGCTGCTGCTGTGTTTGAGCTCTTGCCTCTGGGTGCGGGAGGGGGGCTTACACACCGGAAAAAAGGCGCTGGAGCGGAGGGGGAGACAAGCCGACCCGGTTAAAGCAAGCAGAgagcgggcgggggggagcagtgcTGCAATCAGAGAGAGCCCACAAAGATGTGCTCCGCACACCGGCCATGCCCTAACCATCCCCCCTTTAGCCTCCACTACAGAAGGCGGACAACTTTGCTGAGCGCCTTGTAAACGGGAGCGGAGCTGGATTCGGTTCCACTCCGGGAGCCAGTGCGCGGCAAAGCTCTAAGGCGccttctccagccctccccccgcttCAGGCGCAGCGGAGCCTGGAAGGGGAGCAAGACCTGGAACCCAGCTCCGCCCCGCTGATGGACCGGCTGCAAGAAGCAGCAAGCCGCACGCTTGGCAAACCTGCACCACGTGGTGCGAGGCTCCCTGCACAGCCCCGCTACGAGGAGCATAGTAGAAGGCTGGGCGTggccaccgcgggggagggggcccggcgcggggagggggccgAGCCAGCTGGAGCGAGCCGCGTGCgactgggcaggggcaggagcagagagagCCGGGGAGCCACGCGACGGGTCCAGCCTCCTGCAGGCAGGGTGGGTGCAGCAGAGCGGCGGGGAGGAAGTGgttaaccggggggggggggacaagccGCCCACAAAAGCCACCGCAGGTTGGTTTGCTGGGAGCTGGTCCccttgctgggaggaagggctggcTCGGAGCAGGGGCCGGCTTTCCCCGGGAGGATGCCAAGTGCTTGGGAGCGGGAGGAGAAGAATCGCCCTTTTTAGCAGGCGCTGCTCCAAGGCGGCCGGCAGCCCCAAACTCCCGGGCCaaagtagcagggctggggccggggacGCCCGCCCGCCCCGTTGGCTGGCGCTGCTCGCCTGGCCCTGCCGGCCCGCCGCAGGAAGGCTGGAATGAGAGTCCCTGGGCTTGGCGGCTCCCCCTCCATGGGCCAGACAGGTTTATGGTCTTGTGTCTGAGCCGCGCTCCGGCGAGACTTGCTCACCGCCAGCCCAGCCAGGTGGACTGCTGCTTCCATCCGCCCTGGGAAACGCCTCTTCGCCGCCGTCCCAGGGGTGCCGCTGAGCCACGCCAGGAAGCGACACGCGCCAGTTTCCTTCTTCGCCACCCCCCGGCCTGGGGGAAGCCGCTTGCTGGGGATGCTGCCGAAAACTCCCAGGCTGGCGTCTGGGGCCGGACTTGCAGCGCTTCCGCGGGAGCAGCGGCTGTCTCCGGCCACCTGAGTGCCCCTGGCAAGCTCGGGGAGACGCGCCGGCTTTGAGTTCTCTAGCTAGGCACAGCCCCTCCATCTGCCCCCCCGTCTAGTCcagcgctgggagccctgcctgctgtgggcgCCCCGTGGATGCCAGGAGCCTGCTCCGTGCGTAGAGCGTCGCTCCTCCGCGTTCCGGACCCCAGGACTTCGGCTTGCGCCCCTAGACCCCCAGCCCGGAGCTGGCTTCGACAGCCATGGAGCGAGCGGGGCTGGCCCCTGTCGTGCCTTCTCCcgcctgcttcccgccccccaggagttgAGGGGGCCAGGCCAGGCGGTGCCCCAGCTTCTTCCCGGCACATCAGCGCGGAGGACACGCCAGCCTGTTCTCCAGAAACGAGCCCctcttccctctggggcagcccagCCTTGGGCATCGCTGATGGGGGATGCGGCTCCcgagtccctcccctcccccccaacctctctccctcccttcgcCGGTCTGAGAAGTGCTGAGTAAAGAAACTTGTCGAGGAAAAACCCCAACCTCCCCGTGCACCGAGTCTGCCTCGCTACTGGGTGGTTCCCTCCGCCTGGCGCCCCCGCTCCTAGTCTCCTGCGGCTCGGGCTTTTGGGGGaagcctcccccctccagcactccaggactggtcctcccccccccccgtcccagcccactcctggaggcagcggggagggggtgcCGTGGATGGCCCTGCGCACTGGGACGGCTTGGCTTGGGCAGGTCCTGCGCAGAgtttccaggctgcagggcaCCTGGTCCAGGCGCTCCAGCAGCCTCTTGTGCCTCTCTGCCTCCCAGGAGCCCGAGGAGGGAGGCGGGGAGCAGCCGCCCCGGAGCCCTCCGCGGCcgctgcccccttgctgcctgaggctccccccGGCCAGCTGCGGCTGCTGCACCCTGTCGGATCCCCGGACGGCCAGGGGGGGACATGGTCCCCTCACTCGCCCCTTGCTGGCGGCCATGAAGAGGCAGAACGTGCGGACCCTGTCCCTCATCATCTGCACGTTCACCTACCTGCTGGTCGGGGCCGCCGTCTTTGATGCCCTGGAGTCCGACCACGAGAtgcgggaggaggagaagctcaaAGCCGAGGAGATCCGGCTCAAAGGGAAGTACAACATCACCAGCGAGGACTACCGGCAGCTGGAGCTGGTCATCATGCAGTCCGAGCCCCACCGGGCCGGGGTCCAGTGGAAATTCGCCGGCTCCTTCTACTTTGCCATCACAGTGATCACCACTATAGGTGAGTGCCCGGGCTGGGTGCTGGGAGCTGCCCGggctgtgggaggcagagggttaATCATGGGCAGAAGTagctcaggaccccccccccccccacaccgcccCTCCCCAGGTCTGCCGCCACGTGCGCTTGGAAGTGCCACCCCGAGACGCAGCCCGTGTTCTATGGCACCTGGCGAATGTGTGTgaagttggagaggggatggCCAGGGGCTTCCAGGACAGATTCATGGGTGGCCATGCGGGAGGGGAGTAGGAAGATCATAAACCCTAAAGGAAGATCATAAACCCTAAAGCTCTTCTCGGCAGcctccaggcaggggctgggatgtAGACCCCACTCTGCAACTCTTGGCTTTTGACTGTACCCTGGGCGCTCCTTCACTTGCAAGCCTcggagagctgggggagggggtaaaaACGCATGCAAAGGGATGTTTGATGGTGGGAGTAGTGGAGCCTGGATCCAGCCTTTAATTAGTCCTGGGAAAAGTTGTGTCTGTTTGCAAACTGTGTTGGATGCCGTGCGAGGCGAGGAGACGCTGACTACAGTTGCAGTTTCTCTCTGGGGGCTGCCTTGTTTACTACCTATATTTTTCCAGATGTTTTGGTTTGCAGTTGCAGTGGCGGGGCGGGCTTGGACGGGTCACAGCAGTGTGTCACCCCCGAGCCTGCATTTCTGGAGTAAACAATTCCATAAACAAAATGACGATCCCTCGCCTTTATTCATTACTCCACTTCAAAGTGAAGTTTCCAGAGGCTGTCAAGAGACAATGTTGACAAAAAGCTACAAGCTGTCATTTTTGCAGTTCTGTATTTCACGCCAGTGAAACAACATGTTCCAAAGAAAGTTTTGTTTCCTGAAATGAAAACAAGCAGGTAGACTGCTAGAGGCTGTAACCCACAGACAAAACTATGTCAAGAAACTGTTGCTTTAGTCTGTTTAATGTTGATATTGTTACTTGTTTTACACTAAATAGCATGCATTTTATGAGGCAGCTGCTATGTTCTCACAGGACAAGTTCCTCCTTAATGTTTGTGGAGATCTGAGAAGGTCACTTCTGTTCAGTGAAGAGTTGATAGTACATTATATTGAACAGGGCGTGATAGATAGGTTTACTGTTGTTAATATACACTATCTTTTTACAATTAAGGTTTGTTGCAACAAATGTGCACATTACTACCTGAAGATGCTGTCAGTTTTCAGCAGAATATCCAATCCACTCTCCTTTGAGCTGTCTGGGGAAAAAGTGTTTACTTTCATGAGTATTTTGACTTTCCTACCCTTTCTTACCTGGGGCAGTGAATCATATTCTTTGAAAGATCATCTGGCAGCGTGAAGCTTAGTTCTCTTTACAGAGGTGAAGAGATTTTTTGTAAAGTCTCTGCTTTTGTTTATCTCATTGATTTAGTTTGTTTCCATTGTCAGACCTTTTTATGAATAGAAAACATAAATATTTCATACAAAGCCACCCAACGTACCAATATTGTGCATGCTCTGTAAAGCTAGAATGAGATTCCTGTTTTGTTCAGTGGGATTTCTTCTCAGTTTTTCATCTTTTAATTTTTATTCGCATCTTATTAAAACATGGAACTATCTTGGCCATACTGGTTTTTATAGGACTTGTGCTCATTTACTTTGTAAACAacagttaaaatattttcacaaCCACTAAGCTATACTGGTGATGGGCataaagcaggggcagggaacctttttttggttggggccactgacccacagaaaaattagtcaggggctgcacacaagtaagaacCAGCATAGGCTCACCAATGCTGGAAGGAGCTGTGAGCCTCAGGGGAGGGATCCAGGCATGCCAGGGGCTACATCCGGCCcctggaccttaggttccccacccctctgtccTAAAGGGTTACAAATGCCCTTTTTTGCTCAAACAATATTTTGCCTGGAAACAgcaacacttccttttgtttccaaAGTTGTGGAAAGTTGGATTCATGTTTTCCTTTCACGTACAATAGAAACGACAATGAAAAATATTGAAGAGCCCAATTTCTTTTGCTAAAATGAAGGCTGAAGTTTATTAAGTCTACAGTGACAGTTACAGGGTGCTTGGGTGTTCtctaaaatgaagagtttaaaTATGTTTAAGACTATCAGTAGCCTTGGACGCACATTTCATATGGTGGGTACCATACTTGTCGGTGGGCTGAGGTGCTCTGAGAGATCAGTATTCTTTTAACTCTGTGCTGAAAGAAACAATGCTGTGGGAAGACTAAAATACTTTAACAAGTATTTTTACTGGTAGGACAAGTGATCAATATTCAAAAAGTTTATTAACAAACCATTTTTATCTCCGTCTTCCTAAAGGCACTTTTCTTCTGGCTCATCTTTCACATAATTCTTTCGAAACATAAATTACCCAGTGATATTATCTTTTATAGTAATTGTCTGTAAAAATGAGTGGATAACTTGTTCATCCAAAAAGGTTGATTTTACTGTAAAACGcttctcattttaaaattttgGCTATTTAAGAAGTTCTTGGGCCTTGAAAGGAAATACTAAAGCATTTTCCCTCCATGctattgtttctttttttgtGCAGTAATAACTGTCcttcctgtttttattttaatcttgTACATATCGCTTGTGTGCACATCTCATTCTTCCTTCAAAACCTCACAGGTAGAATTCAAGAAGCACATATGAATATATGTCCCTGTAAAATTAGTTTTGATGATCACAATCACTATCTCAACCTGGAAGAAactatttatttagaaaaaggACCCAAATGAAATCAAGATTTACTTGCATTTTTTAGCTTCATTTTGAATGTCTACTGTACAAATAGGGTGCTGAATTGGACAGCTCCCTGCAGCAAATGTCCTGCAGTATCCACATTTTGCCAAATTTTGACTCCACAATAAAAAGAAACACAGTTCATTATTTCATCTTAAGTACAGAAAATCACAAATCCGTTTTAACtagaatacaaataattaaaaatttttGAAATCAGTTTCAGTAGTAAGTTTtagtcaattttttttatttcatagtCTCTAGATCTTTTTATTTGTATTGGCTTGTAGTAGTAGTAGCAGTTAGTAGCTGGTCTGCATGCGTAGCTTGTCAGTCCCAATGAAAGAggatgttttatttatatatgagTTCTTTCAAATTTCAGATTACAATATTATTTCACTTCTATTTTCTAATATTTCTAGAAaggcatttaaaaacaaacaatttttctCTAATCCTCTTCTTAAAATCCAGTTGCAGAATAGAAACATCATTTTCACTGAAGTTTTTCTCATGTTAGCATTATGAGAAAGTTTTCAGGTACTCAAAGGAACTAATCTGACACGTATGCCTCTCAACACACACTGATTTTATTCAGGATGCTTCTCACTTCAGTATTTGTTAATAGCAGCCCCCATCCACTTCCAGCTATCAGGCCAAGGGGGTAAGAGAGAGTGAATGAATCTGGTATTCCATCCAACTATTGATCTTTTAAATGGTACATTTTAGTAAACCAAGAGTCTCAGCATTACAAAtaacaatgccaaattttgaaaagaaATTCTGGTAATTTGTGACTCCAACCTCTAGGGTTACGGTGGTGAATAAACTCTTTTAGTTAGGCAGGTGGTGACACTGTCAAAATGTGTTATTAGTTTAAATATTACACCATCATTTAGACTTTTAAGGGTGATAGTCATACTTGATTTAACACTACAGAGCTCTAGTAAACACTGAATATTTCTGAAGGCTTGTATGGATTGTAAAGAACTGAAAGCTGTTTATGTTGCCCTAAAATGAACTAAAGCAATGAACAGATTGAGGATGTTCTTTTTTTGGAAAGAAGAAATGTCTGCATACACTAAGTAATGAGAGCTGAATGCAGACATGGTATGGCACATGTATTGTGAAGTGGAAATCTCAAAAGAGCTGGCTTTCTagcttgatgaccttctgatttTTTGAACTCAGTTCATAACCTACTGTGAGAACAGAATGAAGCACTCTGATCAACAgagatgtgtgtgggggtgttTTTTTGAGAATGctgtacagcagtgtttctgaaagtgatctgcgaaaccactttgagaaacacatgaactggctgccccagtttgtttatttactggtgtcACAGCaatggagcctcgtggctcccattggctcaatTTTGCTCTATGCAGCCAAGCAGAGCAGTGGGAAGCGGTGTCCcggcccacactgcttcccgcggctccccttggTTGCAAAGGATGAagcggagccaatgggagccacaaggctccatggccaaggcacaagtaaataaacaaactggggcagaTAGTTAATATGTTTCTCAAAGTAGTTT
The DNA window shown above is from Pelodiscus sinensis isolate JC-2024 chromosome 2, ASM4963464v1, whole genome shotgun sequence and carries:
- the LOC102455143 gene encoding uncharacterized protein LOC102455143, which codes for MALRTGTAWLGQVLRRVSRLQGTWSRRSSSLLCLSASQEPEEGGGEQPPRSPPRPLPPCCLRLPPASCGCCTLSDPRTARGGHGPLTRPLLAAMKRQNVRTLSLIICTFTYLLVGAAVFDALESDHEMREEEKLKAEEIRLKGKYNITSEDYRQLELVIMQSEPHRAGVQWKFAGSFYFAITVITTIDVLVCSCSGGAGLDGSQQCVTPEPAFLE